GCGCATGCTGCGCAACCTGGTGGGCTGGGAGGCCTTCCGCCGCGGCGCCGACCGCTACTTCGCGCGCTTCGACGGCCAGGCGGTGACCATCGAGGACTTCGTGGGCTGCATGGCGGAGGCCTCCGGCCAGGACCTCGACCAGTTCATGCGCTGGTACTCCCAGGCCGGCACCCCGGAGATCGATGCCCACGGCGACTATGACTACGCCAATGGGGTCTATCGCCTGGTGCTGCGCCAGCGCACCCCGGCCACGCCGGGCCAGCCCGACAAGCAGGCGCTGCACATCCCGGTCCGCCTGGGTCTGGTCGGTACCAAGACCGGGCGCGACCTGGCGCTGACCCTGGACGGCGAGGCGCTGGGGCGCGATGCGGTGATCCACCTGCGCGAGGATGAGCAGGAGTTCGTCTTCACCGACGTGGAGGAGGCCCCGGTGCCGTCGCTGCTGCGCGGCTTCTCGGCGCCGGTCAAGCTGCACTTCCCCTATTCCCGGGAGGACCTGGCCTTCCTGCTGGCCAACGACAGCGATGGCTTCAACCGCTGGGACGCCGGCCAGCGCCTGGCGCTGCTGGCCCTCGACGACCTCATCGCCGCCCATCGCAACGGCGTGGAGAAGGTCATGGACCCGCGGGTGGTGGAGGCCTTCCGGGCCCTGCTCTATACCGACACCGACGACAAGGCGGTGCTCGCCGAGATGCTGACCCTGCCCTCCGAGGCCTGTATCGCCGAGCAGCAGCCGCTGGTCGACGTCGATGCCATCCACGCGGCCCGTCACTTCGTCAAGCAGTCCCTGGCGCTGGCGCTGCGCGACGACTTCCTGCGGGTCTACGAGGCAAACCGTCTCGACGTGCCCTACGCGCCCGAGCCCGAGCAGATCGGCGCGCGCAGCCTGAAGAACGTCGCCCTGTCCTACCTGATGAGCATCGAGGACGAGGAGGGCATCGAGCTGACCCGTCGCCAGTTCGAGGCGGACCACAACATGACCGACGTGCGCCAGGCCCTGACCCTGCTGACCCACAGCAGCCGCGGCGACCTCGCGGACCCGGCGCTGCGGGCCTTCGGCGAGAAGTGGGCTCACGACCCGCTGGTCATGGACCAGTGGTTCAGCATCCAGGTGACGCGCCCGCAGTCGGATGCCCTGGATCGGGTCAAGTTCCTGATGGACCACCCGGCGTTCTCGCTGACCAACCCCAACAAGGTGCGGGCCTTGATCGGCGCCTTCGCCCAGAACCGGGTCAATTTCCACCGCCTCGACGGCGAGGGCTACAAGCTGCTGGCCGACGTGGTCATCGAACTCAACCGCCTGAACCCGGAGATCGCCGCGCGGCTGGTCACGCCGCTGACCCGCTGGCAGCGCTTCGACGAGGCGCGCCAGGCCCTGATGAAGGCCGAGCTCGAGCGTATCCGCGGCGAGGCGCTCTCGCCCAATGTCTATGAAGTGATCGAGAAGGCGCTGGCCTGACCCGTCGGCCCTCCCCGGACACGACGACGCCGCCCCACGGGGCGGCGTCGTCGTGTCGGCCCGGCCGCCTAGTGAATCAGCCAGCTCAGCACGGTCGCCCCCAGGAAGGCCCAGATCAACGCGACGATGATCGCCTGGCGCATGATCGCGCGCAGGGCCTTCCACAGCAGCCAGAGGCCGAAGGCCAGCACCAGCAGGCTGAGCAGCGTAGGGGCGATGCCGAGGGTGTCGGAGGTGCCCTGGATGAAGCCGCTCACGGCATCGTCGAGGCCGTCGAAGAAGCCGAGCAGGGCGTCGACGAGGTAGCGGATGAACTGGCCGAAGGCCTGGCCGATGAAGTCGAAGGCGTCTTGCATGGCGTCTGGGGTCCTGTGGCAGCAGGGGGGCGGTGGCAGGCTGGCCGCCGGTCCCGGGATCAAGGTTCAAGTATCGCGACAAGGCTTCCCGCAAGGCAAGGCGGGGGCTCAGCCCAGTTGGCTGGTTCGCGAGGCGATGCCGGCCTCTTCCGCGGCGCTGTCGGCGAGCGCCCGGCCCGCCTCGTCGTAGACGTGGAAGACGGCGTGGGCGCCGAGCTCGCGGATCGGCTCGATCTCCTCGGGGAACTCCACCACCGCGGTGATCCGCCCTTGGAAGCGGCGCGAGCGCAGCTGCTTGAGGGCGAAGAGGTTGCCGGAATGGTGGGGCATGGCCAACACCACCATGCGCACGTCCGGCGACATCAGCAGCTTGTCCCAGAAGTCGGAATCCACGGCATCCCCCTCCAGCACGTTGAAGCCGCGGGCGGTGAGGCGCTTGACGCTCTTGGGGTTGCTGTCGATGCCCAGCACCTGCAGCCCGTATTCCTTCTGCAGGCGGCGATAGACGCTGCGCCCGATGCGGCCCATGCCCAGTACCACCGCCTCGGCATCGCCGACCTCGATGGGCCGATCGCTGGGCGAGAGTTCGCTGATGTCGATGGGCGGCAGGCGCGGTTCCACCCAGCGGTAGATCCGCTCGCTGAAGCCGTTGAGGATCGCCGAGGCGCCGAAGCTCAGGGCCACCGCCAGCGACAGCACCACCAGCCAGCTGGCTGGCAGCCAGCCGTTGCTGGCGGCGATGGCGCCCACGATCAGGCCGAATTCCGAATAGTTGGTCAGGCTCAGCGTCGACAGCACCGAGGTCCGGTGGCGCATGCGAAAGCGCAGGAAGACCCACTGATAGAGCAGGCTCTTGAGCGGCAGCAGGAGCATCAGCAGCAGGGCGATGCCGAGCAGTTCCCAGTCGGGCATCGCGGTGAGGCCGAGGCTCAGGAAGAAGCCCACCAGCAGCAGCTCCTTGAGGCTGAACATCGAGCGGGCCAGGGTCTGGGCGGCGGGGTGGGGGGCCAGCAGCATGCCGATGATCAGGGCGCCAAGATCGCCCTTGACGCCCAGCGAC
The Halomonas sp. M4R1S46 DNA segment above includes these coding regions:
- the pepN gene encoding aminopeptidase N, translating into MSEPQPIYLSDYRAPAYRVSHAELTFDLDPAATRVKARLHLERHPERQAGEPLELDGEQLDLKAIAIDGQPLGADEYALTERGLRVERVPERFLLDTEVEVAPEDNTALEGLYQSSGMFCTQCEAEGFRRITFYPDRPDVMATFSTTVIGDAASLPVLLSNGNPVERGSLPGERHFVTWEDPHPKPSYLFALVAGDLKKVEDRFTTLSGREVTLQIWVEEENLGKTDHAMASLKRAMRWDEETYGREYDLDLFMIVAVNDFNMGAMENKGLNIFNSAAVLTHPRTATDAAFQRVEGIVAHEYFHNWSGNRVTCRDWFQLSLKEGFTVFRDQCFSADTNSAPVKRIEEVSFFRTAQFAEDAGPTAHPVRPDHYIEIGNFYTLTIYEKGAEIVRMLRNLVGWEAFRRGADRYFARFDGQAVTIEDFVGCMAEASGQDLDQFMRWYSQAGTPEIDAHGDYDYANGVYRLVLRQRTPATPGQPDKQALHIPVRLGLVGTKTGRDLALTLDGEALGRDAVIHLREDEQEFVFTDVEEAPVPSLLRGFSAPVKLHFPYSREDLAFLLANDSDGFNRWDAGQRLALLALDDLIAAHRNGVEKVMDPRVVEAFRALLYTDTDDKAVLAEMLTLPSEACIAEQQPLVDVDAIHAARHFVKQSLALALRDDFLRVYEANRLDVPYAPEPEQIGARSLKNVALSYLMSIEDEEGIELTRRQFEADHNMTDVRQALTLLTHSSRGDLADPALRAFGEKWAHDPLVMDQWFSIQVTRPQSDALDRVKFLMDHPAFSLTNPNKVRALIGAFAQNRVNFHRLDGEGYKLLADVVIELNRLNPEIAARLVTPLTRWQRFDEARQALMKAELERIRGEALSPNVYEVIEKALA
- a CDS encoding cation:proton antiporter family protein, with amino-acid sequence MIDPAFILAAFLGGLTAMSLRLPPLVGFLAGGFVLNALGYDATPLLDILADVGVTLLLFSIGLKLDIRTLLRNDVWGGASLHMLASTLSMVGLFSLLKWLGLPLLADTGWRTLALLGFALSFSSTVFVVKVLEKRSETQTAYGRLAIGVLIMQDIFAVVFLTASTGSLPSPWALALVLLIPLAPALRALLDRLGHGEMQMLFGMLLALVLGYALFESLGVKGDLGALIIGMLLAPHPAAQTLARSMFSLKELLLVGFFLSLGLTAMPDWELLGIALLLMLLLPLKSLLYQWVFLRFRMRHRTSVLSTLSLTNYSEFGLIVGAIAASNGWLPASWLVVLSLAVALSFGASAILNGFSERIYRWVEPRLPPIDISELSPSDRPIEVGDAEAVVLGMGRIGRSVYRRLQKEYGLQVLGIDSNPKSVKRLTARGFNVLEGDAVDSDFWDKLLMSPDVRMVVLAMPHHSGNLFALKQLRSRRFQGRITAVVEFPEEIEPIRELGAHAVFHVYDEAGRALADSAAEEAGIASRTSQLG